In Hemicordylus capensis ecotype Gifberg chromosome 3, rHemCap1.1.pri, whole genome shotgun sequence, one DNA window encodes the following:
- the LOC128350640 gene encoding uncharacterized protein LOC128350640 produces the protein MAWHHLSLVPVFLLWLLSARLSGQSTTKATTSLWPTTTAKGSSASAVLITTTTVTSPAVPTTSPPSSTSLIKDSTTAAEIRNTTVVLPQETPSPTCPPAAAADTGRIHLILSMGLTTSLNVTDRTLRDMVLEKLHQELYTKFPCARFSMKWLGEQRR, from the exons atggcttgGCACCATCTGTCCCTGGTGCCCGTCTTCCTCCTGTGGCTCCTGAGTGCCAGGCTCAGTG GTCAAAGCACAACCAAAGCCACAACCAGCCTCTGGCCGACAACAACAGCAAAGGGAAGCTCAGCATCTGCAGTacttataacaacaacaacagtcacAAGTCCAGCTGTCCCCACCACATCCCCACCAAGTTCCACTTCACTTATTAAGGACTCAACTACAGCAGCAG AAATCAGAAACACAACAGTTGTACTGCCACAGGAAACCCCTTCTCCCACctgtcctcctgctgctgctgctgatacaG GGAGGATCCATTTAATCTTGTCAATGGGCCTGACCACTTCCCTTAATGTCACAGATCGTACACTCAGAGATATGGTTTTGGAGAAG CTCCATCAAGAATTGTACACGAAGTTCCCTTGTGCCAGATTCAGTATGAAATGGCTAGGAGAGCAAAGACGTTGA